The following are encoded together in the Tetrapisispora phaffii CBS 4417 chromosome 5, complete genome genome:
- the STE24 gene encoding zinc metalloprotease (similar to Saccharomyces cerevisiae STE24 (YJR117W); ancestral locus Anc_7.501) translates to MSFFENLEFALDRKDIPWKSIILSISIAQFVFETYLTVRQYKVLSGKKLPPVLENEIDQETFEKTEKYSKAKAKFSIIVSIYSLLQNAAVLHYDLMPLIWNRAAFNLDGIMGANHSLSTIAYSLAYLWLTSYMSAILDLPVSFYSHFVLEEKFGFNKLTIRLWITDMLKGHLLGVAIGGPVLYLFLWIFDRFQSNFLMYICIFIFVVQILAMTLIPVYIMPLFNKFTPLEDGELKSSIETLAKRVNFPLDKIFVVDGSKRSSHSNAYFTGLPFTSKRIVLFDTLVKDSTVEEITAVLAHEIGHWQKNHILRMLTFSETHLFVIFSLFTCVFHNLSFYNAFGFYIGEAVSSGENAPHVFTPTFPILIGFMLFNDLLTPLECGMQFVMNLISRFHEYQADEYAKDLGYSKHLCKALISLQVKNLSTMNVDPLYSSYHYSHPTLAERLNALDYVSEKKEK, encoded by the coding sequence atgtcattttttgaaaatttggAGTTTGCTCTAGATAGAAAAGATATTCCATGGAAGTCAAttattctttcaatttcgATTGCACAGTTTGTGTTCGAAACATATTTGACTGTTCGTCAATATAAAGTCTTATCAGGTAAAAAGTTACCACCTGTCTTAGAGAATGAAATTGATCAagaaacttttgaaaagactgaaaaatattcaaaagcTAAAGCTAAGTTTTCTATCATCGTCAGTATTTACTCTTTACTGCAGAATGCTGCAGTTTTACATTATGATTTAATGCCACTAATTTGGAATAGGGCTGCTTTCAATTTGGATGGGATTATGGGAGCTAACCACTCACTATCTACAATTGCTTACAGTTTGGCTTATCTATGGTTGACTTCATACATGTCAGCTATATTGGATTTGCCAGTCTCTTTCTACAGCCATTTTGTATTGGAAGAAAAATTCGGCTTCAACAAATTAACAATTAGATTATGGATTACTGATATGCTTAAAGGTCATCTTTTAGGTGTTGCTATCGGTGGTCCAGTTCTTTACTTATTTTTATGGATTTTCGATAGATTCCAATCTAACTTTTTGATGTACATCtgtattttcatttttgttgTGCAAATTTTAGCAATGACTTTAATTCCTGTTTATATTATGccattattcaataaatttactCCATTAGAAGATGGTGAATTGaaatcctctattgaaacGTTGGCAAAGAGAGTTAATTTCCCATTGGACAAAATTTTTGTTGTCGATGGTTCTAAAAGATCTTCGCATTCAAACGCTTATTTTACTGGTTTACCATTTACTAGTAAAAgaattgtattatttgaCACTTTGGTTAAAGACAGCActgttgaagaaattacTGCTGTTTTAGCTCATGAAATTGGCCACTGGCAAAAAAACCATATTCTAAGAATGTTAACTTTCAGTGAGACTCACCTGTTTGTTATCTTCTCATTATTCACTTGTGTTTTCCACAATCTATCGTTCTACAATGCTTTTGGATTCTACATCGGAGAAGCAGTGTCATCTGGTGAAAATGCTCCACACGTCTTTACTCCTACATTCCCAATCCTAATCGGATTCATGCTATTTAATGATCTCTTAACACCATTAGAATGTGGTATGCAATTTGTCATGAATTTGATCTCTAGATTCCACGAATACCAAGCTGATGAATATGCTAAGGATCTAGGATATTCCAAACATTTATGCAAAGCTTTGATCTCATTGCAAGTCAAAAATTTGTCTACAATGAATGTCGACCCATTATACTCAAGTTATCATTACTCTCATCCAACACTAGCAGAAAGATTAAATGCCCTCGATTACGTTagtgaaaagaaagaaaaataa
- the TPHA0E00350 gene encoding uncharacterized protein: MSLSNDLLDVKHGLETRIDPFIGYSWFPESDNLYLSHLHEIFYSFLFYTICYNVFAPKINKIVFGKYYTDLPEKKDKRDYDIHTVSMIQSAVSYAMLPFSLFVSKDLNVAIYYDHLCTMVSSLALGYFIWDITACVGHYDISGSAFIIHAIVSSYIAGVTLIPLFQPWIGAFLAFEASTPFVNVHWYVSQISAFAKRHGQKSPIPSWIGTANGLFLMLVFFAVRIVWGISATTKLYSQIYLARDLVPKIPTAIFLCVHITLNFLNIYWFSKMLAVAKGVLFGNKKDKQA, encoded by the coding sequence ATGAGTTTAtctaatgatttattagatgTCAAACATGGTCTAGAAACTAGAATTGATCCATTTATTGGGTACTCATGGTTTCCTGAGTCCGATAATTTGTACTTATCTCATCTACACGAGATCTTCTACAGTTTCCTGTTTTATACTATCTGTTACAATGTTTTTGCaccaaaaattaataaaatcgTGTTTGGTAAATATTACACAGATCTGCCGGAAAAGAAAGACAAGAGAGACTATGATATTCACACTGTCTCCATGATTCAATCTGCTGTTTCCTATGCTATGCTTCCATTCTCTCTTTTTGTCTCTAAGGATTTGAATGTTGCAATATACTACGACCATTTATGCACAATGGTATCCTCCTTGGCTTTAGGTTATTTCATTTGGGATATCACCGCATGCGTAGGCCATTACGACATTTCTGGTTCTGCGTTTATCATTCATGCTATCGTGTCCAGTTACATCGCAGGTGTTACATTGATCCCATTGTTTCAACCTTGGATTGGAGCATTTTTAGCATTCGAAGCGAGTACTCCATTCGTAAACGTTCATTGGTACGTATCCCAAATTTCTGCCTTTGCTAAAAGACATGGTCAAAAATCGCCAATCCCATCATGGATAGGTACTGCCAAtggtttatttttaatgctGGTGTTCTTTGCAGTTAGAATTGTTTGGGGAATAAGTGCAACAACAAAGTTATACTCACAAATCTATTTAGCAAGAGATCTCGTCCCTAAAATCCCAACGGCAATTTTCTTATGCGTACACATCACTTTGAACTTCTTGAACATTTACTGGTTCTCAAAGATGTTGGCAGTTGCCAAGGGCGTTCTATTTGGCAATAAAAAGGACAAACAAGCATAA
- the TPHA0E00360 gene encoding TLC domain-containing protein (similar to Saccharomyces cerevisiae YJR116W; ancestral locus Anc_7.500): MISDPLLAYSWFPESENLYLSHLHEVVLSFLFYQILSSYVAPKVNELIFKKPYENITDEKAKIDFDIHTVSMVQCILSIILALPSLQLPFNLNVVTYQDDFSSLVAALTVGYFIWDCVICVRYYKLYGLQFLIHALVSLYVFGTTLLPFCQPWIGKFLLFEASTPFVNINWYIIQLTKMSEKLQKGSKTIEKNSKPIVPVWFNVFNGVILMFVFFTVRILWGFSAVAIVVYEMYKIRDQLPMFLSVSVILLNSIMNYLNVIWFSKMVSIARKQASSFKKTHSD, translated from the coding sequence ATGATTTCAGATCCTCTATTAGCATACAGTTGGTTCCCTGAATCTGAGAATTTGTACTTATCACATTTACATGAAGTTGTTCTCTCATTCttgttttatcaaattctaTCTAGTTACGTTGCACCAAAggttaatgaattaattttcAAGAAACCTTATGAAAACATTACTGATGAAAAAGCAAAGATAGATTTTGATATCCATACAGTTTCAATGGTTCAATGCATACTTTCTATCATTTTAGCTCTTCCTAGTTTACAATTGCCTTTCAATTTGAATGTAGTTACTTATCAAGATGACTTTTCATCTTTGGTAGCAGCATTGACCGTCGGCTACTTTATTTGGGATTGTGTAATTTGTGTTCGTTACTATAAACTATACGGATTGcaatttttgattcatGCATTGGTTTCGCTATACGTCTTTGGGACAACTCTGCTTCCTTTCTGTCAACCATGGATTGGTAAATTTTTACTCTTCGAAGCAAGTACACCGTTTGTCAACATTAATTGGTACATTATCcaattaacaaaaatgtcagaaaaattacaaaaggGTTCCAAgacaattgaaaaaaatagtaaacCAATTGTTCCAGTATGGTTTAATGTTTTCAATGGTGTCATATTGATGTTTGTATTCTTCACTGTTAGAATCTTATGGGGGTTCTCTGCAGTTGCAATCGTGGTATATGAAATGTACAAGATAAGAGATCAATTACCAATGTTTTTAAGTGTCTCGGTCATTTTATTGAACAGTATCATGAACTATCTGAATGTGATATGGTTTTCCAAAATGGTTTCTATTGCAAGGAAACAAGCTTCCTCTTTCAAAAAAACCCATTCtgattaa
- the LIH1 gene encoding putative lipase (similar to Saccharomyces cerevisiae YJR107W; ancestral locus Anc_7.497) has translation MLFVKISVITIWLLRKSQAFQLQGTLKYYDSAEKFRLNYNGNAKEEYDGVDVNTETDHGNYLDNNSGYDDDGETGLENVYDGLEESLSEQKEVYNENFETSTSRNEDYKNVKISQDFYDRLVYFSKVCAMTSCISDNLIKENKTFAEGGCPGHLKFCKDPIDNPTYTRTRIEMVLSADKGELGTGYVIVDHKRKVVIIAFRGSSTRQDWFSDFQIYPVDYEPASLVAYNKLVNKRIIPECHNCKIHRGFYRFKETLGPLFLDKIEAIFNKYPDYRAVVSGHSLGAAMASITGIELKLRGYNPIVLTYATPRMFNTEMREWIDTIFSTDQIHYTSVSKGVVDYNHCDKGGYFRVVHNQDYIPMVPPFYEAAGLELFINKIELPHTIDDVEYRGHKKTYFEDITKLNTVNHVEDWLHTYEHRAYFILIEGCHNI, from the coding sequence ATGTTGTTTGTCAAAATTAGTGTAATAACGATATGGTTATTAAGAAAGTCACAGGCTTTCCAATTACAAGGAACTTTGAAGTATTATGATTCAGCTGAGAAATTCAGATTGAATTATAATGGCAATGCAAAGGAAGAATACGACGGTGTGGATGTCAATACAGAAACTGATCATGGTAATTACTTGGACAATAATTCTGGTTACGATGATGATGGTGAAACAGGTCTTGAAAATGTATATGATGGTCTTGAGGAATCATTGTCAGAGCAAAAGGAAGTTTacaatgaaaattttgaaaccTCGACTTCAAGAAACGAGGATTACAAAAACGTCAAGATCTCACAAGATTTTTATGATAGATTAGTTTACTTTAGCAAAGTTTGTGCAATGACTAGTTGCATTTCAGACAATTtgataaaagaaaacaaaacgTTTGCTGAAGGTGGATGCCCTGGCCATCTAAAATTTTGTAAAGATCCAATTGACAACCCTACTTACACTAGAACCAGGATTGAAATGGTTCTGAGCGCAGATAAAGGAGAATTGGGGACTGGTTATGTTATTGTAGACCATAAAAGAAAGGTTGTCATAATTGCCTTTAGAGGATCTTCTACTAGACAAGACTGGTTTAGTGACTTCCAAATATATCCTGTAGATTATGAACCAGCTTCGTTGGTTGCATATAATAAGTTAGTTAATAAACGAATCATTCCAGAATGTCATAATTGTAAGATTCACAGAGGATTTTACAGGTTCAAGGAAACTTTAGGCCCACTTTTCCTAGATAAAATCGAAgcaatatttaataaatatccAGACTACCGTGCAGTTGTTTCGGGGCACTCGTTAGGTGCTGCTATGGCTAGTATCACTGGtattgaattgaaattgagAGGTTATAACCCAATCGTATTGACATATGCCACACCTAGAATGTTCAATACGGAGATGAGAGAGTGGATCGATACCATCTTTTCAACGGATCAAATACATTACACTTCAGTTTCTAAAGGTGTTGTTGATTACAATCATTGTGATAAAGGAGGATACTTCCGAGTTGTTCATAACCAAGATTACATTCCTATGGTGCCTCCATTTTATGAAGCTGCAGGCCTAGaacttttcattaataaaatagagTTGCCACATACTATTGATGATGTAGAGTACCGAGGTCATAAAAAGACATATTTTGAGGACATAACCAAACTAAATACAGTAAATCATGTTGAAGATTGGTTGCACACTTATGAACATAGAGCGTACTTCATTTTGATAGAAGGCTGTCACAATATCTAA
- the NNF1 gene encoding MIND complex subunit NNF1 (similar to Saccharomyces cerevisiae NNF1 (YJR112W); ancestral locus Anc_7.489) produces the protein MNEHNRIRYIRFNQVFEKAFSQSVSKLQSWDKLSSCFPEYSMEDEGASNLENCQKQVIQFWTELCKREFNEILKEKNVKEKLDSLDDLIAEAKVRVAAEKGNPTKSDANIILDELDAKQLLELNLHTQRVKTIKDLDIRLDRLNNINTSISDNILSLEKQIETEREELDQIYKKYLGDSINKEKDEVLVQGLHDMVLELQEL, from the coding sequence ATGAATGAGCATAATCGGATTAGATATATAAGGTTTAATCAAGTCTTTGAAAAGGCATTTAGCCAATCGGTATCAAAATTACAAAGCTGGGATAAGTTAAGTTCCTGTTTTCCTGAATATTCAATGGAGGATGAGGGTGCAAGTAATTTAGAGAATTGCCAAAAACAAGTGATACAGTTTTGGACTGAGCTTTGTAAACGtgaatttaatgaaatacttaaagaaaagaatgTTAAAGAGAAACTTGATTCACTAGATGATTTGATAGCAGAAGCAAAAGTTCGAGTGGCAGCTGAAAAGGGAAACCCAACAAAAAGTGACgctaatattattttagatGAACTAGATGCCAAACAACTTCTAGAACTAAATTTGCATACACAACGAGTAAAAACTATTAAAGATCTGGATATTAGATTAGACAGACTAAATAACATAAATACGTCTATTTctgataatatattatctttaGAGAAGCAAATTGAAACCGAAAGAGAGGAATTAGatcaaatttataaaaaatatctgGGTGACTCCATAAACAAGGAGAAGGATGAAGTTCTAGTTCAAGGTTTGCATGATATGGTATTAGAACTCCAAgaactttaa
- the TPHA0E00390 gene encoding uncharacterized protein (similar to Saccharomyces cerevisiae EDE1 (YBL047C); ancestral locus Anc_7.488): protein MSAQQGSIPALSKNDIAKFTQLYQRSKSPDQNFISGEQARGIFMKANIGTDILGSIWALTDVNAAGVLTEPQFVMAMHLIQLFLNKSITIDHLPSVLPQYLWDSISMPGTPSTAASPALSKASLSSTVTGNWTLSQSKKQEFDRIFESLDVDKQGRLSSSKLVPFFLSSKLSQDVLAYVWDLADFNNSSDFSKKEFAIAMFLIQKKKAGVELPEALPQSLLDSVNFQPSAAVPDVKTVNRNVAPSAVSAIPSDSFPAATNAASMTTSAAAAAAAAAPIAAVAAATTTAAASAPVDKEKRINNELNRINATKKQIETKLEDLHVTHDKNVKETEQLELNLIQRQNELKALQKHLDQLELDNTSELTKINQLNENLKIAIKKKNDFTKNITTLKSSSETLTKKIEEDQIKYKQQSSLLDVNRKQLETTETKNNNFQSELSLLSASLPTFISKFTSFLENQKIVEQQHAKLQEKYKGLDNRNNELKAYETKIAEETKEIEDNEQKCDQKIDRLQQLFDEFTARQKEYEAENDKLKSRHVDYAQELQELTERQMKLNLGDIPDNVDDILIKLDMYNKKTVDVDSKIESPSGAASTEGDAREGSDVFDKDIPVIGSQTEGEPDDEQTLENAAEILDDRFEGDLNEYGIPRSQSLTSSVTNNPPLSLREDTIDLQYNAENLAAKEHDLTDQKTSNLETEKDSATPSNDDKEELDLSDNINELQGQSTKPTENYNDIDEEFPPIQEPQLEESDSSDEDEDEDEIPKKDEVAAALNDEFGNLDITPDEGTKPNNEVVDTAETLTTAE, encoded by the coding sequence ATGTCTGCGCAACAAGGTTCAATTCCTGCTTTGTCGAAAAATGACATTGCTAAATTTACTCAGTTATATCAGAGATCAAAGTCTCCCGACCAGAACTTCATCTCTGGTGAACAGGCAAGGGGTATCTTCATGAAGGCAAATATCGGCACCGACATCCTGGGTTCCATCTGGGCTCTTACTGATGTCAATGCTGCTGGTGTCTTGACCGAACCACAATTCGTCATGGCAATGCATTTGATCCAATTGTTTCTTAACAAAAGCATCACTATAGACCATCTTCCTTCTGTGTTGCCACAATATCTTTGGGACTCTATTTCCATGCCAGGCACTCCATCCACTGCCGCTTCCCCAGCTTTGAGTAAGGCTTCCTTGTCATCCACTGTCACTGGTAACTGGACTTTGAGTCAATCGAAGAAACAAGAGTTCGATAGGATCTTTGAGTCTCTGGATGTAGACAAACAAGGACGTTTGTCCTCTTCCAAACTGGTTCCTTTCTTCTTGTCATCAAAATTGAGTCAAGATGTATTGGCATACGTTTGGGATTTGGCTGACTTCAATAATAGTTCCGATTTCTCAAAGAAAGAGTTCGCCATTGCAATGTTCTtgattcaaaagaaaaaagcAGGTGTCGAACTACCAGAAGCCTTGCCACAATCGTTACTAGACTCTGTCAACTTTCAACCAAGTGCAGCTGTGCCAGATGTTAAGACAGTAAATAGAAATGTCGCACCAAGTGCCGTTTCTGCTATTCCTTCAGATTCTTTCCCAGCTGCCACAAATGCTGCCTCAATGACAACATCTGCAGCAGCCGCCGCCGCCGCTGCGGCTCCTATTGCAGCCGTTGCAGCCGCTACCACAACTGCAGCCGCATCTGCTCCAGttgataaagaaaagagAATCAACAATGAATTAAATCGTATCAATGCCACTAAAAAGCAGATCGAGACAAAACTAGAGGACCTACATGTCACTCATGACAAAAACGTCAAGGAGACAGAACAATTGGAATTAAACTTAATTCAAAGACAAAATGAACTGAAAGCTTTACAAAAACACTTGGATCAATTGGAATTAGACAACACTTCTGAATTAACAAAAatcaatcaattgaatgaaaatttgaagatcgctataaagaagaaaaatgatTTCACTAAAAATATCACAACTTTGAAATCATCTTCTGAAACTTTAACTAAGAAAATAGAAGAAGatcaaattaaatataaacaacAAAGTTCGTTATTAGATGTCAACAGGAAACAACTAGAGACAACTGAGacaaaaaacaacaacttTCAAAGTGAATTAAGCTTATTGTCTGCTTCACTGCCAACTTTTATCTCCAAATTTACCTCTTTCTTGGAAAATCAGAAAATTGTTGAACAACAACATGCtaaattacaagaaaaatataaggGATTAGACAACAGAAATAATGAACTGAAAGCTTACGAAACTAAAATTGcagaagaaacaaaagaaatcGAGGACAATGAACAGAAATGTGACCAAAAAATTGACAGATTGCAACAATTATTCGACGAGTTTACAGCTAGACAAAAAGAATATGAAGCTGAAAATGACAAATTAAAGTCAAGGCATGTTGATTATGCTCAAGAATTACAGGAATTGACAGAAAGACAAATGAAGTTGAACCTGGGTGACATTCCAGATAATGTCGACGATATCTTGATCAAATTAGATAtgtataataaaaaaactgtTGATGTTGATAGTAAAATTGAAAGTCCATCAGGTGCCGCATCTACTGAGGGTGATGCTAGAGAAGGAAGTGATGTATTTGATAAAGATATACCTGTTATTGGCTCTCAAACAGAAGGCGAACCAGATGATGAGCAAACACTTGAAAATGCAGCCGAAATTCTTGATGATAGATTTGAAGGTGATTTAAATGAGTATGGAATTCCAAGATCTCAATCCTTAACTTCGTCTGTTACTAACAATCCTCCATTATCTCTGAGAGAAGATACTATAGACTTACAATATAATGCAGAAAATCTAGCTGCCAAAGAACATGATTTAACTGATCAAAAAACTTCCAACTTAGAAACAGAAAAGGATTCCGCTACTCCttcaaatgatgataaagaagaattagatttatcagataatattaatgaattacaAGGACAATCAACCAAACCTACAGAAAACTACAACGATATCGATGAAGAGTTCCCTCCAATTCAAGAACCTCAACTTGAAGAGAGTGACTCTAGCGATGAGGATGAGGATGAGGATGAAATCCCTAAGAAAGATGAAGTGGCAGCAGCGTTGAATGATGAATTTGGCAACTTAGACATAACACCTGATGAAGGCACGAAACCTAATAATGAAGTTGTAGATACTGCTGAGACATTAACAACAGCCGAATAA
- the TPHA0E00400 gene encoding uncharacterized protein (similar to Saccharomyces cerevisiae ECM13 (YBL043W) and YJR115W; ancestral locus Anc_7.483) — protein MPQASYYTDLSLINTVRSKLLTCTRKRKQERKDFNLRVLIGHASLLDRLLDEYEERVNASHNGNDEVEGYGDNYILSTPKQPHSTILYQPKPRHPDQIHQKQSQRRAPQAVSV, from the coding sequence ATGCCACAAGCTAGCTACTACACCGACTTGAGTCTGATTAACACAGTACGTTCCAAACTATTAACATGCACTAGGAAGAGAAAACAAGAACGTAAAGATTTCAATCTACGGGTCTTGATTGGACACGCTAGTCTTTTGGACAGATTGCTCGATGAGTATGAAGAGCGTGTGAATGCCTCACATAATGGTAACGACGAAGTGGAAGGATATGGtgataattatattctAAGCACACCAAAGCAACCACACAGCACTATTCTGTATCAACCAAAACCTCGACACCCAGACcaaattcatcaaaagCAATCTCAGCGACGTGCTCCACAGGCTGTGTCAGTGTAG
- the TPHA0E00410 gene encoding Gly-Xaa carboxypeptidase (ancestral locus Anc_7.482), with protein MLTKVFYLVLSLAVGAHLFNYFLGDQFEDYLKGGTYENEMLGAAAGNKCNRYDKLLGNTEEYIFNKIVQNESYRNATAYKLARAVQVDTTIEDDYPNPEFQPDFPGWVKFKKLHAQLEKDFPLVWSNLKVETVNGYSLLLTWEGSDASLKPNLFMAHEDTVPIDNATVDQWEHAPFSGDFDGTYIWGRGSIDDKNMLIAMLESVEFILQNEPDFKPKRGLLLALGADEEISGYFGNAYIKDILLERYGEDGVYSIVDEGGIGISKLGDIWVASPATGEKGQLNLHFKVNGAGGHASVPPDHTTVGIASAIIAEIESQKFPQLYTEHNPIAKLMQCAADNSHMLPPSLKKDIRHATRDEAAKQRVLGFINRMGGKLVSYLFRTSQAATIVDGGVKANAIPETTDFNINSRISVESSVQETIDKLVSQAMVVVKKFDLGLTVLGKEILPKTANGDVIVSVLNKLEPAPVSPTNEVWSEFAGSIKGFFEDIIFPNKLQQQVDLIVAPSVMPANTDTWHYWQLTKNIYRFQPALVNLELVSHIHSSNEHIDLDTLMYAVGFFYNYIHVINK; from the coding sequence ATGCTCACTAAGGTGTTTTATTTGGTTCTTTCGCTAGCTGTCGGTGCACATCTGTTTAATTACTTCTTAGGTGATCAGTTCGAGGATTATTTGAAAGGAGGAACctatgaaaatgaaatgttGGGGGCTGCTGCCGGTAATAAATGCAATCGGTATGATAAGTTGCTGGGCAACACCGAGGAGTACATTTTCAACAAGATAGTACAAAACGAAAGTTACAGAAACGCTACTGCCTATAAATTGGCTCGTGCTGTTCAAGTGGATACAACAATAGAAGATGATTACCCAAATCCAGAATTTCAACCAGACTTTCCAGGATGGGTGAAGTTTAAGAAACTGCACGCTCAATTAGAAAAGGATTTCCCATTGGTTTGGTCAAATCTAAAGGTGGAAACGGTCAATGGTTATTCGTTGTTGCTTACCTGGGAAGGTTCTGATGCTTCTTTGAAACCCAACTTGTTCATGGCTCATGAAGATACAGTCCCTATTGACAATGCTACGGTAGATCAATGGGAGCATGCTCCATTCTCTGGGGATTTCGACGGTACTTACATATGGGGTCGTGGTTCAATTGATGACAAAAATATGTTGATTGCAATGTTGGAAAGTGTCGAATTCATCTTGCAAAATGAACCGGACTTTAAGCCAAAGCGTGGATTACTGCTCGCGTTAGGTGcagatgaagaaatatcaGGGTATTTTGGAAACGCATATATCAAAGATATCCTTCTAGAAAGATATGGTGAAGACGGTGTTTACTCTATTGTCGATGAAGGTGGTATTGGTATTAGCAAATTGGGAGATATTTGGGTTGCATCACCAGCTACTGGTGAGAAGGGTCAATTGAACTTACACTTCAAAGTTAACGGCGCGGGTGGCCATGCTTCTGTTCCACCAGACCACACTACTGTTGGTATTGCCTCTGCTATTATTGCTGAAATCGAAAGTCAAAAATTCCCTCAATTATATACTGAGCATAATCCAATTGCAAAATTAATGCAATGTGCAGCAGACAACTCACATATGTTACCACCAAGtttgaaaaaagatattagaCATGCCACTAGGGATGAAGCTGCTAAACAGAGAGTTCTAGGTTTTATTAACAGAATGGGTGGTAAATTAGTCTCTTATTTATTCCGTACCTCCCAAGCAGCTACAATTGTCGATGGTGGTGTTAAGGCTAACGCAATTCCAGAAACTACTGACTTCAACATCAATTCAAGAATCTCAGTCGAGTCTTCCGTCCAAGAAACAATCGACAAGCTAGTCTCCCAGGCAATGGTAGTTGTCAAGAAATTTGACCTAGGTTTGACGGTGTTAGGAAAGGAAATTTTGCCAAAGACTGCCAATGGTGACGTTATAGTGTCCGTTCTTAACAAATTAGAGCCAGCTCCAGTTTCACCAACCAACGAGGTATGGTCTGAATTTGCTGGTTCAATTAAAGGTTTCTTTGAAGATATAATATTCCCAAACAAATTGCAACAGCAAGTCGATCTTATCGTCGCTCCATCGGTGATGCCAGCTAACACTGACACATGGCATTATTGGCAATTGACCAAGAATATTTATAGATTCCAACCTGCTTTAGTCAATTTGGAATTGGTCTCTCATATCCATTCTTCTAATGAGCACATTGACTTAGACACATTGATGTATGCCGTGGGTTTTTTCTACAACTATATTCatgttattaataaataa
- the PRE7 gene encoding proteasome core particle subunit beta 6 (similar to Saccharomyces cerevisiae PRE7 (YBL041W); ancestral locus Anc_7.480), with the protein MSTIASEYANEVSNTPIEHQFNPYSDNGGTILGIAGEDFAVLAGDTRHTTDYSINSRYEPKVFDCGDDIIISANGFAADGEALVKRFKNSIKWYHFDNNDKKLALSSAARNIQHLLYGKRFFPYYVHTIIAGLDEEGKGAVYSFDPVGSYEREFCRAGGAAASLIMPFLDNQVNFKNQYTPDSNGKVKRPFKHLSIDEVIKLVRDAFTSATERHIHVGDGLEILIVTKEGVRKEFYELKRD; encoded by the coding sequence ATGAGCACAATTGCATCTGAATACGCCAATGAAGTGAGCAATACTCCAATTGAACATCAATTTAATCCATATAGTGACAATGGTGGTACTATTTTAGGTATTGCAGGTGAAGACTTTGCAGTCTTGGCCGGTGATACTAGACATACTACTGATTATTCTATCAATTCTCGTTATGAACCAAAAGTTTTCGACTGTGGAGAcgatattattatatcagCAAATGGTTTTGCAGCAGATGGTGAAGCTTTAGTCAAgagatttaaaaatagtATTAAATGGTACcattttgataataacGACAAAAAATTGGCTTTGAGTTCGGCAGCAAGAAATATACAACATTTATTGTATGGTAAAAGATTTTTTCCCTACTACGTTCATACAATTATTGCAGGTTTAGATGAAGAAGGTAAAGGTGCTGTATATTCATTTGACCCGGTTGGATCATATGAAAGAGAATTTTGTAGGGCTGGTGGTGCAGCAGCCTCTTTGATAATGCCTTTCTTGGATAACCAAGTCAATTTCAAGAATCAATACACACCAGATTCCAATGGTAAAGTGAAGAGACCATTTAAACATTTGTCAATAGATGAAGTCATTAAATTAGTCAGAGATGCATTTACATCAGCAACTGAAAGACATATTCATGTTGGTGATGGTTTAGAGATTTTGATTGTTACTAAAGAAGGTGTAAGGAAAGAATTTTATGAGTTAAAGAGAGattaa